The Haloarcula rubripromontorii region CTGCGGGCCACCGCTCCCGGATGGATACGGCCTACCCCGGACGGATACCGTCGTCGACGATGCGGGCGTTGCGCTCGCGGTTGATGCGCTCGTCCAGGTCCTCGTGGTCGTAAATCTGGGCGATGACGGCGGCGTGGAGGTCGCGCCAGGCCATCGCGTAGATGGGCGACTGGCCCCAGGCCCGGAGTTCGACGACGTACTCGTCGTAGGCCTCCCACCGACTCTCGAACTGTTCGATGTGGTCGACGACGGCACTGGCCGGCTCTTCGGAGTTGAGCGCGGCGTTGAGTTCCCGCTCCCACCCGCCGACGGCCTGTTCCATATCGCGTTTCGTGTCCTCGCTGTCCGGCGGCAGCGAGTCGACAATCCCGGACGGAATTCCCAGTTCGATATCGTCCATATCGCCACACAGAGTTCGCCGCAAATAAACCCCAGCGATGGGCGAACATGTTCGTCTCCACTGATTTGTAGGGGCAGGGTGTAGCGCACGTATGAGCAGTGAGACACTGGAACGGCAGACCTCGGATCCGGCCCTGACCACCGTCGAGGTCAGGTGTACCGGCCACGTTCGTCGAGTCGTCGGCGAACCGTCGCTCTCGTTCACCTTCGAAGGGAACACGCTACGTGACTTCCTCGATGCGTTCTTCCGGGAGTACGATGTGAGCGAGATGCTCATCGCAGAAACCGAGGCCGACGCCACCACTGAGGGCTGGGCTCCGGAGATGGCGGACCTGCCGGGCGACTGGGCGAAAAACCCCGAAGGCGAACAGACCAGATGTTACGCGCGAGTGGCGGTCAACGGTGAGTTCAACGAACATCTCGACGGACTGGACACAGAATTAGAAGCCGACGACCGCGTCGGATTGATGTTCCCGTTCATCTTCTGCTGTTGATTCGGGAACCGACTGTAGAAGGACTTACCCCCCGGCAACTGGCGGAAACACGCTGAGTTCGTCCCCGTCTTCCAGTGCGGTCTCTAGTCCGTCGAGATGTGTGATGTCCGTTCCGTTCAGGAGAATTGTCAGGTACTCCCGGAGTTCGCCGTCCTCGAACAGGTCCATCTCTGTGAACTCTTCGGAGAGCTGTCGGAGCACGTCGCCGGCCTGCAGGTCGCTTTCGTACTCGCGGTGAACCGTTTTCTGTCCGACGGCTTCCCGGAAGTTGGCGAAAAACCGCAGCTCGATTTGCATATCGCTGGGTTGGCGGTCGAGTGGCTTAAATCACAGCGCTCGGACCGCGTGCTTCGAACGAGAAACGGATTTACTCGTTGTATGCAATCGATCATCGACCTCGAATTCCTATTCGATGAGAACGACTTCGACCCGTTTTAGCGTCCCAGTCCATGACTCCGCATATGGAACGTGTGGTCGCAAGCGATGACCCGATGATAGCTGTCGACCGACTGCGAGCGGAACTTGACGCTGATGTCGTCGTCGCGGAGACTGGCGACGAGGACTCGCTCCGGGACGCCGCCGCCGGGGCAGCGGGACTCGTCGTGGACGTGAATACGCCGGTCACTGCCACGGTACTCGACGCACTGGACGACCTCAAGGTCGTCGCGAGAGCGGGCGTCGGTATCGACAACATCGACGTGGCCGCGGCGGCGGACAACGGCGTGACCGTCACGAACGTCCCCGAGTACTGTACCGATGAGGTCGCCACCCATACGGTGACGCTGCTGCTGGATTGCGTGCGGACGCTCACGGCCTACGACCGCGACGTTCGCGACGGTGGGTGGGGCTGGGAGCGAACCCGGCCGGTACATCGCGTCCGGGGTCAGACGCTGGGCCTCGTCTCCTTCGGTCCCATCGCACGGCGGGTACGCGACCAACTGCGGGGCTTTGATCTCGACGTGATCGCATACGACCCCTACGTCGACGCCGAGGAGATGGCCGATGCCGATGTTGAGAAAGTCACGCTTGAGACGCTGTACGACCGGGCCGACTACGTCTCTCTCCACGCGCCGCTGACTGATGAGACGGCGGAGATGATAGACGCCGACGCCCTCGCGACGATGCGTGACCAGGCAATCCTCGTCAACACCGGTCGCGGCGGCCTCGTCGACGAAGCGGCGCTCCGGACGGCACTCGACGACGGTGAAATCGCGGCCGCTGGCCTCGACGTGCTGGCCGAGGAACCGCCGGCGGCGGACCACCCGCTGGTCGGGCTGGACAACTGTATCGTCACGCCACACGCGGCGTGGTACTCCGAGGAGGCCCGCGACGACCTGAACGCCGCTGTAGCGGCGAACCTCGAGGCTGCGCTGGCCGGCGAGACGCCACCGAACCGAATCGACCCGGAGACGGACTGGCTATAACGCGACGGGTACAGTCGGTCGCTGACACCGGTGCAACGGTCTCCGGCAAGTGGGTGACCGCGCTCAGCAGCGGAGGAATTCCCGACGCTCGTCGCCGAGAGCGCTTTGACCGGTCCCTGCCGTTTTGATATCCCGACCGAGATTAGAGAGGTACGCGCGCAGCCCGGGGTCACAGGTCCCGACTGCTCGGGCCTGACGGTAATCACACCAGAGCGCGACCGGTAACAGCGGGGCCGCGAACAGTCCGGAAAGCGTGACGCCCAACTGGAACGGGTGACCGGCCGGGACAGCGAGCCACGCAGCGGCCACGACCGCCCAGAACACCACCCCGTAGATGAGGGTGTGTCGCCAGTTGTGCGTCGGCAGTTCATATCCACGAACACGCGATGAAGATTTGTCCGACGTGCCGCCGGGAATCGGCTCACCCGGCGACTCGCCAGTAGATGGAGAGAGCGGACACGACATACTCTTTTCAAAACGTGCTTCGGTAATGACGGCTGGTTTGGCATACGCCGAACGAGCCAGTGTGTATAAACGGCTCGGCACGCAACGGGACGTATATGCGAGAGTTCATTTTCACGATCGACTACGAGCGGAACGTCGACCCTGTGATGGACGTGTTCATCGACCACCCGGAGATGCATTCCCGGACAATCGCGTGCAACGTCACGCGGGACGGAATGTGGCGGCTCGAACGCGTCGCCGGCCCGGAGGCTGCGCTCGAACAACTGGACGACGTGTACGACGATCCCGTCCAGTGTACCGAGTGCATCGGGACCCGAAACTGTGAGACCGACTGGACGTACGAGGTCATCGGCTCTGACCCCGGCGTCCGGACGGTGTACAGCTACCGGTCAGAAGCCGGTGACTGTCACTCGATTCCGCGGCTAGCTATCGACCACGTCGGTCGCGGCGTCCTCGTGGAGACTGAACGCCGTGGGAGTCGGTGTGAGTGGCGGCTGCTCCTGTGCAGCGACGCCGGTGTCGACGGCCTGTTTGAGGAGATGAAAGCCGAACTCCGGGAGGGACTGACCGTCGAGTTCCGCCAGCTCAGCTCGCCCTCGTACTGGGTTGACGAGGCCGTGACGCTGGCTGAGCTGCCCCCCGAGCAACAGGCCGCCGTCGAGGCCGCTGTCGAACACGGCTACTACCGGACGCCCCGGGACACTTCGCTCACCGACCTCGCCGAGACGCTTGACGTGTCGCGGTCGACGCTCCAGTACCGCCTCCAGCGGGCCGAGGCGTGGATCGTCCGGTCGTTCGTCACGCGGTCGATGGGGCCGGTTCAGGCCGACGAAGATGTCGCCGAGGGCGGACGCCTCCGCATCGGCCGCTCAGGCGTGTAAACGTCGATATCCCATCCAGAACCGGGCCGAACTGCACTACCCGAATACTGCCGCGTCGCAGATCAGGACGAGATGACAGCGGACGGGGTGTCGTGCGCTGTGGCGCGTCGAACGTCACAGTTAGCTACCACTTATCCGGGGTTCGGCATGTGCCAAACGAGTCGTCATGGGGGATGCACCCCTATAATTGGGTACGACCGCGGGCGTCCCACGCGCTCGCAGAAACACATCATGACGACACGCAGCATCTATTCCCCCGACGAACGCGGTGAGAGTGTGGACGAACAGGCCGAGTCCGAGGCGAGTACCGGCCACGCCTGCCCGGACTGTGGCGGGAGCCTCGTCACCGACGACAGTCGTGGCGAGACCGTCTGCGAGTCGTGTGGTCTCGTCGTCGACGAGGACGAGATCGACCACGGGCCGGAGTGGCGCGCCTTCGACAGCCAGGAGCGCGACAACAAGCGCCGCGTCGGCGCGCCGACGACGGAGATGAAACACGACAAGGGTCTCTCGACCAACATCGGCTGGCAGGACAAGGACGCCTACGGCAACTCCCTGTCGACGCGCCAGCGCGAGAAGATGCAGCGCCTCCGGACCTGGGACGAGCGGTTCCGCACCCGTGACCACGCCGAGCGCAACCTCAAGCAGGCCCTTGGCGAAATCGACCGGATGGGGAGCGCGCTGGGCGTCCCCGAGAGCGCCCGCGAGACGGCAAGCGTCATCTACCGCCGTGCCCTCGACGAAGGAATGCTGCCCGGCCGCTCTATCGAAGGGATGGCGACCGCCGCGCTGTACGCCGCTGTCAGGCAGGCGAACCTCCCGCAGACGCTCGACGACATGGCCGTCGTCAGCCGCGTCGACGAGATGGAGTTCACCCGCGCGTACCGCTATCTCAACCGTGAACTCTCGCTGCAGGTCGGCCCGCCGGACCCCGCGACCTACCTCAGCAAGTTCGTCTCCGAACTCGACGCCGACGACGCCTTCGAACGCCAGGCCCGCGCTCTCATCGAGGCGGGGAAGGAAGCGAACGTCCACAGCGGCAAAAGCCCCGTCGGCCTCGCCGCCGCGGCCATCTACGCTGCCGGCCTGCTGCTCGGCGAGGAGATGACCCAGGAGACCGTCAGCGAAGCGACCGACATCAGCACCGTGACAATCCGCGAGCGCTACCGCGAACTGCTCGAAGCCGAAGCGGAACTCGACGACAGCGCCGTCGACGCGACGACCGGCGCTGAATCCGGCGCGAGCGCCTAAGCACGTCGCGCTGTTTCTTACCCCCGTCCCCTCCCGAACTCTTTCTGCCGCTTCCCCTGCCCAGTCAGTCTATTGACCCGGCAGCGGACAGAGGCTCGCCGTCAGGACGGCGACTTCGTCAGTGTGGTTGTGCGCCCCGTGGGCCTGCCCGCGCTCGTTGAGGACGACCCCCGGCGCGGCGATGACGTCCTCGGTGTCGTCCTGCTGGACCGTCACCTCGCCACGGACCACGTGGAACACGTTCGTCGCCCCGTCGTGTTCGTGTGGCTCGATGGTCGCGCCCGGCCCCAGCGCGAACGCCTTCACCAGCACGTCGTCGGTCACTGCCAGTTCCCCGTCGATAACTTCGCCTGCTGCCGGTTCGGCATCGAACGCTGCCAATCTGTCGAGTGACATACCGGCACGTGGGCCGGCGTCTCCTTAGCCGTTCGGCTGCTGGGAGAATCTGTGTCTGTGTAGTTGCGTGAGTGAACAACCAGAACGCCTCGTCGCGTATGGCCAGCCGATACGGATGGGACTGAAAGGGGTCGATACGCTCCGGGAACCTCGAGGATATAACCACCGCAGGAGGTGACACGACCGAGGAGCGTGGTTCGAGAGACCACAGGTCTCTCGTCATCACGAAAGACACTCTGCGTCTTTCGAACGACCGCGAGCCGTTGGACCGGAACGTATCGGGGGCTTTCTGGCTGTTCAAACTCCCTTCACGGGTCAATCAAGCATCGTAACCTTTCCTGTCCGGTGTCGCCCAGTACTCTGGTCTCCCCCGGTGCCACGGCCCGGAGACCAGTAACCGCTGGTCGCTGGCGCCCAGTCAGTCTGGATGCCGGACTGCGCCGCGATTCCCCGGGCGGGGTTTATTACTCTTTCAGTCCGAACGGGATGTATAGATGTTTGGGAGAGAACAACTGTTCTCGGCGATGACGGCGTCGTACGTGATCGCGGTCACGCTCGCCCTCGTCATCGCCGCGATATTCGCGCCGGTCATCTGGAACGGCGTGCCAAGCGGTGGCGACGACGACCCGAGCGTCGCCGTCATCACCCTTCGCGGCGGCACAACTGACGCGAATGTCAACGCCGTCAAGCAAGACCTCCGCGAGGCACGGACCAACGAATCAATCGAGGCGGTTGTCCTCCGGGTCGACAGCCCCGGCGGCCCGGTCGATTCCAGCGAGGAGTTCTACCTCGCGGTGAACCGGACTGCCAGCGAGATGCCCGTCGTCGCCTATGTCGAAGGCACGGCCGCTTCGGGCGGGTACTACGGTATCGTCCCGGCCGACGAGATCGTCGTCAAACCGAGTTCGAACGTCGGGAGCATCGGCGTCATCGTTCAGGCCCCGCTGAGTCTCATCGAGCAGGTCGAACAGCAGGGCGAGACGTTCGTCCGCTCGGGGCCGGACAAGGCTCAGATAAGCAAGGACGGGCTCCGTGAGGACATCGAAGTCCTCCAGCGGTCCTTCGTCGGGACGGTCATGCGCCACCGGGGCGAGCAACTGACGCTCTCCCGTGCGGAAGTCGCCAACGGGAACACGTACCTCGGAGCCCAGGCGACGCAGAACGGCTTTGCCGACCGCATCGGTGACACTGAGCTGGCCATCGAGCGGGCCGCCGCGCTCTCGGATGACATCGAGGGCGACGGGTACGACGTGGTGTATCAGGGCAGTGGCGGTGCCGAATTCAACGTCATCATCGTCCCTGCCGGCGCTGAAACCGTGCAGGGCGCGAACAACGTGACCTATCTCGTCCACCCCGACGACAGCGAGACGACGTTCCGAGAACCGGTGAAGTACTACGCCGTCTGGGGAATCCCTGCCGAAGACAACAACGCAACGGTGATCCGCAATGACTGAGGGCCGTATCGTCAAGCCGCTTGCTGTGTTTATCGTCGTTCTCGTCGCGATACTGGGTGGGACGTTCCTTCTCGCAGTCGTCAACCCGGGGTCATCGGGGCCGCCCGATGGCCAGTCAATCGACGGTCAGTCCCCGTCACAGTACCAGCCCGACGCTGTCAATGCGCCTGTCGACCCAGAAGAGGGGGAGATATCGGTCGACGCTGAGGCGCGCGGGAAGCGAATACTCGTCGACACGAGCCACGGCAATCAGGTGACCGAATCACAGCTCGAACCGATTACCGAGGCGGTGTTCGAGGCGGGCCACACCGTCGAGTACGGCACGTCCGGCACCGCTTCGTTCGCCGATTCGCTGGGCCGGTACGACGGCGTCCTCATCGTCCAGCCGCTTGGAAGCTACTCCGAAGAGGAGCGCGATGCGCTCCAGGAGTACACGGACGACGGCGGGCGTGTCGTTGTCCTGGCCGAGCCGACGCAGACGCGGCTCTCGACCGGCTTCACCCAGTCGACGACGACAGTGTCGTTCGGGGCCAACAACGCCACCGAGCAGTACGGCGTCCGGATGGGTGCCGAACAGCTCTACAACGTCGACGACGCGGCCAACGACAACAACTTCAAGGCCATCTACGCGTCACCGAGCGATGACGGCGAACTGACCGACGGTGTCGAGACGATTACCTTCGACACCGCCGGCTACGCGGTAGTGAACGGCGACGCCGAACCGAAGTTCACCGCGGCCGAGGGCACCCGGACGCTGGAAACGCGGCGCACCGGAACCTACGCAACAGTCGTCCGTAACGACAACATGGTGTTTGTCACCGACTCGACGTTCATCAGTAGTTCCGAGATATACGACGCCGACAACGAGGTGTTCATCGGGAACCTGCTTTCGTTCCTGCTCGACGGCGAGGCACCCGATCCGGACGGTGGCGCGAGCACGGATCCCGGATTCGGGGCTGGCGGTGATACCTCCAGCTCGGCTGAAACACCAGCGGAGCCGACCCCGACGCCTGCCCCCACTCCGAGTGGGTCCTGACCCCGCTCAATCGGAACGTTCCAGCGAGGCTACTGCTCGCTGATACGGACCGTCGTCTCGCTGTACAGGCCACGCTCGCCGGCGTTGGCAATGCTCAGTTTGGCGCTGAGAGTGTACTCTCCGGCCGGCGCGGGTTCCCACTCGTCGTCGCTGACCCGGAACATCCGGTCCCACTGTCGTCTGAACTGCTTTCGCTCGCCGCGGTCGAACCGGAGGCTGCCGGCCTCGCCAGGCACGCTATCGACGTGGGACGCCTCGGGCACCCCATCGACGTACCACGTCCAGGGCCGCGGCGAGTCCGTCGGGAGCGTTATCGGCACCGGAAGCTCGTTCCGAATCGTCACGACGAACGGCACCTTCGTTCCCGCCGGATACGACATCTGCGGGACCTCGATATCGACCGACACTGCACGGTAGCGGAGCCACGTCGGGAGCAGCAGGTCGCTCCAGGCCCGGCCGTTGATACTGCGTGCGGCCTGCGGCCGCCCCCCGCGCTCGGTGGGCGCCTGTGGCTCTTCGTCGTCGCGGTGGAGCGCACCCGAGTCGTAGATGCGACGCATTGTCCGTATATGGGCCGGTGTGCGCAAAAGTGTTCGTCGAGTCAGTGCGGCTGTTCGGGCGTGTCTGACCACGTTCACCCGCAAAGCAGGAGATGAGCGGACCGTTCACAGCCGGTCACCACGCCACGTATATGACAAATAGCCAAACACACTAAGTAGCCTGCCCTCTCAGGTGTCAGCAAGCCTCTTGTTCTGATGCTAGCACCAAGCGACACGGTTCGGCTGCTGTACGTCGACGACGAGCCGGATTTCGCGGCGACGGCTGCTGCGTTTCTTGAGCGTGAGAACGACCGATTCTGCGTCGAGACGGCGCTGCACGCGGAAGACGCGCTGGAGCGGCTTGCGGAGTCATCATTTGATTGTATCGTGTCGGACTACGACATGCCCGGACGCGACGGTATCGAGTTCCTCGAAGCCGTTCGCGAAGAGTACCCCGACCTCCCGCTCATCCTGTTTACTGGAAAAGGGAGCGAGGAAGTCGCGAGCGACGCTATCTCGGCCGGTGTCACCGATTACCTGCAGAAGGAAGGGGGAACAGACCAGTACACATTGCTGGCTAACCGGGTCCAGAACGCGGTGGCAGCGAGACAGTCCGCGACCGAGGCCAAGCGCCGCCGACATCGACTCGAACAGATCCTCAAGACCGTCCCGTCGTGTGTCGTGCAACTCGACCGCGACGGCCAGTTCGTGTTCGCCAATCAGCGCGCCGTCGACGTTCTTGGACTGTCACAGTCGGCGGTGAAAGACCGGGCATACAACGACCCGAAGTGGGACATTCGTGACCTCGACGGAAACCCGATACCGGACGCGGAGCTCCCGTTTCGGCAGGTGCTTGAGACCGGCCAGCCCCTAGCCGACGCTCGGCACACGATTCACTGGCCGGACGGCACGGAGAAAGTGCTCTCCGTGAACGGTGCGCCGCTGTTCGACGAGGACGGGGCTGTCGAAAGCATGGTCTGTACGCTGACCGATATCACCGACAAACGCGACCGGAGACAGGACTTACAGGAAACCGAACGCCGACTCCAGCTGGCGCTGGAGGCCAGCGAAACGGGTGTCTGGGAGTGGAATTACGAGACAGACGAGGTCGTGTTGAGCGACACACTCGAACGCCTCCTGGGCTTTGAGCCCGGTGAATTCGACGGGACGCTGTCGGCCGTGTTCGACCTGATTCATCCCGAAGACTGCCCTGAAGTCCGCGAGCAGATAGAGCGGGCAGTTGAGACAGACAGCGTCTACGACAGTGAGTTCCGGGTCCTCGACGCGGACGGCAACGTGCGATGGGGGTCCGTTCGGGGACAGCCCCTAGCAGACGACAGGACACTGATGGTCGGCGTCCACCACGATATCACCGAGCAGAAGGAACGCGAGCGTGACCTGCGGATAGCAGAGCGACGCCTCGAAGCGATTCTGGAAAACACCACGACCCCGATGTTCATGAAAGACGACGACGGGCAGTACATCTTCGTCAACCACGGCTATCGGGAGATGACTGGGCTCACTGACGCGGAAATCGTCGGCCGGACGGACTTCGAGTTGTTCCCTGAAGAAACAGCCGAAACGACGTGGGCAAACGACCGTGCCGTCCTACATACCGGGGAACCGCTGGAGGTCGAGGAGCGTGTCGTTATCGACGGCGAGGCACAGCAGTACCTCTCGACGAAGGTCCCGATATACGACACGGGTGAGCGGTCTGACCCCGATACCCCGGTCGCCGTGTTCGGCATCGCAAGCGATATCACCGACATCCGCGAGCAAGAGCGGGAGCTACAGCGTGAGCGCGACCGGCTCGCCGAGTTTGCCAGCGTCGTCAGTCACGACCTTCGCAGTCCTCTGAGCGCCGCACAGGGACGGCTGAAGCTCACCCGTACGACCGGTGA contains the following coding sequences:
- a CDS encoding MoaD/ThiS family protein, with translation MSSETLERQTSDPALTTVEVRCTGHVRRVVGEPSLSFTFEGNTLRDFLDAFFREYDVSEMLIAETEADATTEGWAPEMADLPGDWAKNPEGEQTRCYARVAVNGEFNEHLDGLDTELEADDRVGLMFPFIFCC
- a CDS encoding ubiquitin-like small modifier protein 1, producing MQIELRFFANFREAVGQKTVHREYESDLQAGDVLRQLSEEFTEMDLFEDGELREYLTILLNGTDITHLDGLETALEDGDELSVFPPVAGG
- a CDS encoding C-terminal binding protein; amino-acid sequence: MERVVASDDPMIAVDRLRAELDADVVVAETGDEDSLRDAAAGAAGLVVDVNTPVTATVLDALDDLKVVARAGVGIDNIDVAAAADNGVTVTNVPEYCTDEVATHTVTLLLDCVRTLTAYDRDVRDGGWGWERTRPVHRVRGQTLGLVSFGPIARRVRDQLRGFDLDVIAYDPYVDAEEMADADVEKVTLETLYDRADYVSLHAPLTDETAEMIDADALATMRDQAILVNTGRGGLVDEAALRTALDDGEIAAAGLDVLAEEPPAADHPLVGLDNCIVTPHAAWYSEEARDDLNAAVAANLEAALAGETPPNRIDPETDWL
- a CDS encoding helix-turn-helix domain-containing protein, whose amino-acid sequence is MREFIFTIDYERNVDPVMDVFIDHPEMHSRTIACNVTRDGMWRLERVAGPEAALEQLDDVYDDPVQCTECIGTRNCETDWTYEVIGSDPGVRTVYSYRSEAGDCHSIPRLAIDHVGRGVLVETERRGSRCEWRLLLCSDAGVDGLFEEMKAELREGLTVEFRQLSSPSYWVDEAVTLAELPPEQQAAVEAAVEHGYYRTPRDTSLTDLAETLDVSRSTLQYRLQRAEAWIVRSFVTRSMGPVQADEDVAEGGRLRIGRSGV
- a CDS encoding transcription initiation factor IIB, whose product is MTTRSIYSPDERGESVDEQAESEASTGHACPDCGGSLVTDDSRGETVCESCGLVVDEDEIDHGPEWRAFDSQERDNKRRVGAPTTEMKHDKGLSTNIGWQDKDAYGNSLSTRQREKMQRLRTWDERFRTRDHAERNLKQALGEIDRMGSALGVPESARETASVIYRRALDEGMLPGRSIEGMATAALYAAVRQANLPQTLDDMAVVSRVDEMEFTRAYRYLNRELSLQVGPPDPATYLSKFVSELDADDAFERQARALIEAGKEANVHSGKSPVGLAAAAIYAAGLLLGEEMTQETVSEATDISTVTIRERYRELLEAEAELDDSAVDATTGAESGASA
- a CDS encoding cupin domain-containing protein, with protein sequence MSLDRLAAFDAEPAAGEVIDGELAVTDDVLVKAFALGPGATIEPHEHDGATNVFHVVRGEVTVQQDDTEDVIAAPGVVLNERGQAHGAHNHTDEVAVLTASLCPLPGQ
- a CDS encoding S49 family peptidase, producing the protein MFGREQLFSAMTASYVIAVTLALVIAAIFAPVIWNGVPSGGDDDPSVAVITLRGGTTDANVNAVKQDLREARTNESIEAVVLRVDSPGGPVDSSEEFYLAVNRTASEMPVVAYVEGTAASGGYYGIVPADEIVVKPSSNVGSIGVIVQAPLSLIEQVEQQGETFVRSGPDKAQISKDGLREDIEVLQRSFVGTVMRHRGEQLTLSRAEVANGNTYLGAQATQNGFADRIGDTELAIERAAALSDDIEGDGYDVVYQGSGGAEFNVIIVPAGAETVQGANNVTYLVHPDDSETTFREPVKYYAVWGIPAEDNNATVIRND
- a CDS encoding DUF4350 domain-containing protein: MTEGRIVKPLAVFIVVLVAILGGTFLLAVVNPGSSGPPDGQSIDGQSPSQYQPDAVNAPVDPEEGEISVDAEARGKRILVDTSHGNQVTESQLEPITEAVFEAGHTVEYGTSGTASFADSLGRYDGVLIVQPLGSYSEEERDALQEYTDDGGRVVVLAEPTQTRLSTGFTQSTTTVSFGANNATEQYGVRMGAEQLYNVDDAANDNNFKAIYASPSDDGELTDGVETITFDTAGYAVVNGDAEPKFTAAEGTRTLETRRTGTYATVVRNDNMVFVTDSTFISSSEIYDADNEVFIGNLLSFLLDGEAPDPDGGASTDPGFGAGGDTSSSAETPAEPTPTPAPTPSGS
- a CDS encoding PAS domain S-box protein, whose product is MLAPSDTVRLLYVDDEPDFAATAAAFLERENDRFCVETALHAEDALERLAESSFDCIVSDYDMPGRDGIEFLEAVREEYPDLPLILFTGKGSEEVASDAISAGVTDYLQKEGGTDQYTLLANRVQNAVAARQSATEAKRRRHRLEQILKTVPSCVVQLDRDGQFVFANQRAVDVLGLSQSAVKDRAYNDPKWDIRDLDGNPIPDAELPFRQVLETGQPLADARHTIHWPDGTEKVLSVNGAPLFDEDGAVESMVCTLTDITDKRDRRQDLQETERRLQLALEASETGVWEWNYETDEVVLSDTLERLLGFEPGEFDGTLSAVFDLIHPEDCPEVREQIERAVETDSVYDSEFRVLDADGNVRWGSVRGQPLADDRTLMVGVHHDITEQKERERDLRIAERRLEAILENTTTPMFMKDDDGQYIFVNHGYREMTGLTDAEIVGRTDFELFPEETAETTWANDRAVLHTGEPLEVEERVVIDGEAQQYLSTKVPIYDTGERSDPDTPVAVFGIASDITDIREQERELQRERDRLAEFASVVSHDLRSPLSAAQGRLKLTRTTGDESHLEGIETALDRMERIIDDVLLLARQGRDIQEPEPVSLRDAVANAWEMVSQDAGDGTLGFADTVERDVTITADRPRLLQLLENLLRNSVEHGSTSRSTGIDDSAEHGSDEPRSQEQTAVDHGATSSQTKPEDTANGKSVTITIGVTEDGFYVADDGPGVSGANRGTLFEAGYSTDADGTGFGLAIVDRIAEAHGWSVDVTESADGGARFEITGVEFE